The Haloarchaeobius amylolyticus genome window below encodes:
- the alaS gene encoding alanine--tRNA ligase: MTLEEEYRLEYFEEEDFVRRECVDCGAHFWTRDHDRETCGEPPCEDYSFIDNPGFDEAYTLEEMREAFLSFFEENGHERIDPYPVAANRWRDDVLLTQASIYDFQPLVTSGQTPPPANPLTISQPCIRMQDIDNVGKTGRHTMAFEMMAHHAFNVREDAEEEYAYEGEVYWKDDTVRYCDELFESMGANLDEIVYIEDPWVGGGNAGPAIEVIYRGAELATLVFMSMEQDPEGEYEMKDGNRYSPMDTYIVDTGYGLERWTWMSQGTPTVYEAVYPDMIEFLKDNAGIEHTEDEEQLIHRSAKLAGHMDIDEAEDMETARGTIADKLDVSKAELEELVEPLEDIYAITDHCRTLAYMFGDGIVPSNVSTGYLSRMVLRRTKRLCDNVGVDAPLDELVDMQAKRLGYRNRDTIREIVRNEVEKYHETLDRGSRKVRQLAEEYARKGEPIPTTELIELYDSHGLQPDMVEEIASEEGARVNVPDDFFSLVAERHDGGQAFEEEDDDDDERLSDLPETDRLYYEDQQRTEFEAVVLDVFEREDGYDVVLDQTMFYPEGGGQPADTGTLSTDDVTVEVTDVQRQDGVILHRTDENPGKGEFVRGQLDTYRRRQLMRNHTATHVVIHAARQVLGEHIRQAGAQKGVETSRIDVHHYERISREEVKEIERFANELVMENSPVKQEWPHRHEAEEEHGFDLYQGGIPPGTNIRLIHVAEDVQACGGTHVARTGDIGAIKIRNTERVQDGVERITFAAGDAAIQATQETEDALYEAAEVLDVGPQEVPETAERFFEEWKARGKTIEDLKEQLAEVRASGAGGTEEVDVGGTPAVVQRIDADMDELRATANALVEEGKIAVIGSGLDGAQFVVAVPDGSDVNAGQVVSQLAAKVGGGGGGPPDFAQGGGPNADDLDAALEDAPDVLRTVLNA, encoded by the coding sequence ATGACTCTAGAGGAGGAGTACCGCCTCGAGTATTTCGAGGAGGAAGACTTCGTGCGCCGGGAGTGTGTGGACTGCGGTGCCCACTTCTGGACGCGCGACCACGACCGGGAGACGTGCGGGGAGCCACCCTGCGAGGACTACAGTTTCATCGACAACCCCGGGTTCGACGAGGCGTACACCCTCGAGGAGATGCGCGAGGCGTTCCTCTCCTTCTTCGAGGAGAACGGCCACGAACGCATCGACCCGTATCCGGTGGCCGCGAACCGCTGGCGCGACGACGTGCTGCTGACGCAGGCGTCTATCTACGACTTCCAGCCGCTCGTCACCTCGGGCCAGACGCCCCCGCCGGCGAATCCGCTGACCATCAGCCAGCCCTGCATCCGGATGCAGGACATCGACAACGTCGGCAAGACGGGTCGACACACCATGGCCTTCGAGATGATGGCGCATCACGCCTTCAACGTCCGCGAGGACGCCGAAGAGGAGTACGCCTACGAGGGTGAGGTCTACTGGAAGGACGACACCGTCCGGTACTGCGACGAGCTGTTCGAGTCGATGGGCGCGAACCTGGACGAGATCGTCTACATCGAGGACCCCTGGGTCGGCGGCGGTAACGCCGGGCCCGCCATCGAGGTCATCTACCGCGGCGCCGAACTCGCCACGCTCGTCTTCATGTCGATGGAGCAGGACCCCGAGGGCGAGTACGAGATGAAGGACGGGAACCGCTACTCGCCGATGGACACGTACATCGTCGACACCGGCTACGGGCTGGAGCGATGGACGTGGATGTCCCAGGGGACCCCGACCGTCTACGAGGCGGTCTACCCCGACATGATCGAGTTCCTGAAGGACAACGCCGGCATCGAGCACACCGAGGACGAGGAGCAGCTCATCCACCGCTCGGCCAAGCTCGCCGGCCACATGGACATCGACGAGGCCGAGGACATGGAGACCGCCCGCGGCACCATCGCGGACAAGCTCGACGTCTCGAAGGCCGAACTCGAGGAACTCGTCGAACCCCTCGAAGACATCTACGCCATCACGGACCACTGCCGGACGCTGGCATACATGTTCGGCGACGGCATCGTCCCGAGCAACGTCTCGACGGGCTACCTCTCCCGGATGGTCCTCCGGCGCACGAAGCGCCTCTGTGACAACGTCGGCGTGGACGCCCCCCTCGACGAACTCGTCGACATGCAGGCCAAGCGCCTGGGCTACAGGAACCGCGACACCATCCGCGAGATCGTCCGCAACGAGGTCGAGAAGTACCACGAGACGCTCGACCGCGGCAGCCGGAAGGTGCGCCAGCTCGCCGAGGAGTACGCTCGCAAGGGAGAGCCCATCCCGACGACCGAGCTCATCGAGCTGTACGACAGCCACGGCCTCCAGCCGGACATGGTCGAGGAGATCGCCAGCGAGGAGGGCGCCCGGGTGAACGTCCCGGACGACTTCTTCTCGCTCGTCGCCGAGCGCCACGACGGCGGCCAGGCGTTCGAGGAGGAAGATGACGACGACGACGAGCGCCTGTCGGACCTCCCCGAGACCGACCGCCTCTACTACGAGGACCAGCAGCGCACCGAGTTCGAGGCCGTCGTCCTCGACGTGTTCGAGCGCGAGGACGGCTACGACGTGGTGCTCGACCAGACGATGTTCTACCCCGAGGGCGGTGGCCAGCCCGCCGACACCGGGACGCTCAGCACCGACGACGTGACCGTCGAGGTGACCGACGTCCAGCGACAGGACGGCGTCATCCTCCACCGGACCGACGAGAACCCCGGCAAGGGCGAGTTCGTCCGCGGCCAGCTCGACACCTACCGCCGCCGCCAGCTGATGCGCAACCACACCGCCACCCACGTGGTCATCCACGCGGCCCGGCAGGTGCTCGGCGAGCACATCCGGCAGGCCGGTGCCCAGAAGGGCGTCGAGACCTCCCGCATCGACGTCCACCACTACGAGCGCATCTCCCGCGAGGAGGTCAAGGAGATCGAGCGCTTCGCGAACGAACTCGTGATGGAGAACTCGCCGGTCAAGCAGGAGTGGCCCCACCGCCACGAGGCCGAGGAGGAACACGGCTTCGACCTCTACCAGGGTGGTATCCCGCCGGGCACGAACATCCGGCTCATCCACGTCGCCGAGGACGTCCAGGCCTGCGGTGGCACCCACGTCGCCCGCACCGGCGACATCGGCGCCATCAAGATCCGCAACACCGAGCGCGTGCAGGACGGGGTCGAGCGCATCACGTTCGCCGCCGGCGACGCCGCCATCCAGGCGACCCAGGAGACCGAGGACGCCCTCTACGAGGCCGCCGAGGTCCTCGACGTGGGCCCGCAGGAGGTGCCCGAGACGGCCGAGCGCTTCTTCGAGGAGTGGAAGGCCCGCGGGAAGACCATCGAGGACCTCAAGGAACAGCTCGCCGAGGTCCGCGCCTCGGGTGCCGGCGGGACCGAGGAGGTCGACGTCGGCGGGACGCCCGCCGTCGTCCAGCGCATCGACGCCGACATGGACGAACTCCGGGCGACCGCGAACGCGCTGGTCGAGGAGGGCAAGATCGCCGTCATCGGCTCCGGTCTCGACGGCGCCCAGTTCGTCGTGGCGGTTCCGGACGGCTCCGACGTGAACGCCGGGCAGGTCGTCAGCCAGCTGGCCGCGAAGGTCGGCGGTGGCGGCGGCGGCCCGCCGGACTTCGCCCAGGGCGGCGGCCCGAACGCCGACGACCTCGACGCGGCGCTGGAGGACGCTCCGGACGTGCTCCGGACCGTGCTGAACGCCTGA